One Fusarium poae strain DAOMC 252244 chromosome 4, whole genome shotgun sequence DNA window includes the following coding sequences:
- a CDS encoding hypothetical protein (TransMembrane:6 (i12-32o52-78i90-117o137-159i171-192o212-234i)), whose amino-acid sequence MQFDVNIRPDDYLLVACFVAALADTIISVHGLSRNGLGQDAWRFSPETLTTFLCYLFIGQVLYATVMFATKICVALLFLRIFPVAMVQRLLWATIGVCALSLVLFDVLAIVQCQPISLFWTGWDQLHEGHCLEMQPLAYSIAGIGIVLDVWMLAIPIWQLMLLQMKWQRKVAVALMLFVGTFVTIVSVLRLRYLVTFGSTKNPTWDSFSPCYWSAIEVNVGIWCACMPDLRLLLLKTFPILRSNTSASRGAQRGSAPQQVQSSSGDQIDRSIYRKNAIQIQREASSSETELVEMGKFRNGGNGGVRNHSRDDGSFV is encoded by the exons ATGCAATTTGACGTGAATATACGACCGGATGATTACCTCCTTGTAGCCTGTTTTGTGGCTGCTCTCGCAGATACTATCATCTCTGTTCATGGTCTTTCCAGAAATGGTCTTGGTCAAGATGCATGGCGTTTCAGCCCTGAGACGCTCACGACCTTTCTTTGCTACCTCTTCATCGGCCAAGTTCTCTACGCAACAGTCATGTTTGCCACCAAAATATGCGTGGCGTTGCTGTTTCTCCGCATCTTTCCAGTCGCCATGGTCCAGAGATTACTGTGGGCAACGATTGGCGTGTGCGCTTTGAGCTTGGTTCTGTTTGATGTTTTGGCTATTGTTCAATGCCAGCCTATCAGCTTATTCTGGACCGGCTGGGACCAGCTACATGAAGGTCATTGCCTCGAAATGCAGCCACTGGCATATTCAATTGCAGGCATAGGCATTGTCCTAGATGTTTGGATGCTGGCAATTCCTATATGGCAGCTTATGCTTCTGCAAATGAAGTGGCAGAGAAAGGTGGCTGTAGCTCTAATGCTCTTTGTTGGTACTTT TGTTACTATTGTGAGTGTTCTCCGTCTGCGTTATCTGGTTACTTTTGGAAGTACAAAAAACCCAACCT GGGATAGTTTCAGCCCATGCTACTGGTCCGCGATCGAAGTCAACGTTGGGATCTGGTGTGCCTGTATGCCGGATCTTCGACTCCTTCTACTCAAGACCTTCCCGATACTGAGAAGCAACACTAGCGCGAGTAGAGGAGCCCAGCGAGGATCTGCCCCTCAGCAAGTGCAAAGTAGTTCTGGTGACCAAATTGACAGGTCCATCTACCGAAAAAATGCTATTCAGATCCAACGGGAAGCGTCGTCGAGTGAGACCGAGTTGGTCGAGATGGGCAAATTTAGGAATGGCGGTAATGGTGGTGTCAGGAATCACAGTCGAGACGATGGAAGCTTTGTATAG
- a CDS encoding hypothetical protein (SECRETED:SignalP(1-20)~MEROPS:MER0003580): MGQVKVLTALLSLLPQITRSQPCETQYPPLMQPLQSRQFSNNLGAVASESEICSTIGVNILRDGGNAADAMVATVLCVGTVGMYHSGIGGGGFMLIHKPNKTNGSNAYEFVDFRETAPAAASENMFKNNVNESISGGKASGVPGELRGLQHLHEKYGSLPWSQLVQPAVKVARYGFPVNNDTLKFMGMTYTKYENESFLLNDPAWAIDFAPSGRLLKFGEKLTRKRFADTLESIASGGPDVFYQGAIAEATIRTLKREKGIMTMDDLKNYSVAIRQPSQINYKGGKVTSGSAPSSGAVVAAALNILDGYDFLGDPSRVNDTAYYTDEAFKFSYGMRTNLGDPSFVDGLTEYQQNMYSSKTAQEIRAKLDGRALDLKEYDPKGLESLETPGTSHLVAMDSSGLAISLTTTVNLNFGSKVIVPETGIIMNNEMNDFSIPGESNQFGFIPSEANFIRPGKRPLSSISTTIVEDAHGKVSLVTGSAGGSRIITATAQVVLNAIDKNMTVAEALAAPRLHDQLVPRQVTFEYAFDNSTVAYLKEIGNNVTWVQTQSTAQALRRLTNGTFEAAGEPRQVNSGGFST, from the exons ATGGGGCAAGTAAAGGTCTTGACTGCTTTGCTCAGCTTGCTTCCACAAATCACTCGTTCACAGCCATGCGAAACTCAATATCCTCCTCTTATGCAACCTTTGCAATCTAGGCAATTCTCTAATAATCTGGGCGCTGTTGCTAGCGAGAGTGAGATATGCAGTACCATTGGAGTCAATATTCTACGGGATGGCGGTAACGCGGCAGATGCAATGGTAGCAACGGTTCTTTGCGTTGGGACAGTTG GCATGTATCATTCTGGAATTGGTGGAGGAGGATTTATGCTCATCCATAAGCCAAATAAGACGAATGGATCAAATGCGTACGAATTCGTTGATTTTCGTGAAACAGCACCTGCGGCTGCTTCGGAAAACATGTTCAAGAATAATGTGAACGAGAGTATATCTGGCGGCAAAGCAAG CGGTGTCCCGGGAGAGTTGAGAGGTCTCCAACATCTTCACGAAAAATACGGCAGTCTACCCTGGTCTCAGCTCGTACAGCCAGCTGTCAAGGTCGCACGCTACGGCTTCCCAGTCAACAACGACACCCTCAAGTTTATGGGAATGACCTACACCAAATACGAGAATGAGAGCTTCCTTCTCAACGACCCAGCTTGGGCAATTGATTTCGCACCTTCTGGCAGACTTCTTAAATTCGGCGAGAAGCTAACACGAAAAAGATTTGCGGATACCTTGGAATCAATCGCGTCTGGAGGACCAGATGTTTTTTATCAAGGCGCAATTGCCGAGGCGACTATTCGAACTTTGAAGCGGGAAAAAGGTATCATGACAATGGATGATCTCAAGAATTATTCTGTCGCTATTCGTCAGCCTTCGCAGATTAATTACAAAGGAGGAAAAGTCACTAGTGGCTCGGCTCCTTCAAGTGGTGCGGTAGTCGCAGCTGCACTGAACATTCTGGACGGATATGACTTCCTCGGAGATCCAAGTCGAGTCAACGATACAGCTTACTATACTGATGAAGCGTTCAAGTTCAGTTACGGCATGCGTACAAACCTGGGTGACCCGAGTTTTGTTGATGGTTTGACAGAGTATCAGCAAAATATGTACTCCAGCAAGACAGCCCAGGAAATCAGAGCAAAGTTGGATGGTCGGGCTCTTGACTTGAAAGAGTACGACCCCAAAGGACTGGAGAGTCTGGAAACGCCCGGAACATCTCACCTCGTCGCCATGGACTCATCCGGCTTGGCCATCTCCCTCACCACTACCGTCAACCTCAACTTTGGCTCCAAAGTCATTGTCCCAGAGACAGGTATAATCATGAACAACGAGATGAACGATTTCAGCATCCCAGGAGAATCCAACCAATTCGGCTTCATCCCGAGCGAAGCAAACTTTATCCGACCCGGAAAACGCCCTCTTTCTAGTATTAGCACAAccattgttgaagatgcacACGGAAAAGTGTCTCTCGTCACAGGATCTGCTGGAGGTAGTCGAATTATTACTGCAACAGCACAAGTTGTTCTCAATGCTATTGACAAAAACATGACTGTGGCCGAAGCACTCGCAGCTCCCAGATTACATGACCAGCTTGTTCCGCGACAAGTCACCTTTGAGTACGCCTTTGATAATTCTACGGTTGCGTATCTGAAGGAGATTGGGAATAACGTTACTTGGGTGCAGACGCAGAGTACAGCTCAGGCTTTGAGAAGATTGACGAATGGGACGTTTGAGGCTGCTGGAGAACCTCGACAGGTCAATTCTGGAGGTTTCTCGACTTGA